From one Lotus japonicus ecotype B-129 chromosome 3, LjGifu_v1.2 genomic stretch:
- the LOC130744369 gene encoding uncharacterized protein LOC130744369 has protein sequence MWGVFQKYGRVWAVYISPRRDRRGKQFGFARFLDVQDPKRFEWVLDGIIIGATKLHVNVPRFGKGVKTASAPAGLQPRRDGWRKESRAGLPQEPISKPQRSYAQVVSKKGALVCQDSSLGDALRGIPVESWSGPAVPAAEDWLRRSLVGVLRNPEWITSVQDAFILEGFHTIQVRYLGNDQVLLSGPEGVVLEEVLAGAKDWIEEVFQVVYTWSTSLVADHRLAWVRCSGLPINMWTRDCLAHLVTPVGKLVAMDEAITSLTKLEYARVQVQTSCLEMVANFRKINVNGMVYTVRIIEEIGGAAPVPGASLAPSSSRESSVLGWNAYDGEEDIETEFSDGMEEREEGGGDAIAK, from the exons ATGTGGGGTGTGTTCCAGAAGTATGGGAGAGTTTGGGCGGTATACATATCCCCGAGGCGAGATAGGAGAGGCAAACAGTTCGGTTTTGCTCGCTTCTTGGACGTGCAAGATCCAAAGCGGTTCGAATGGGTTTTGGATGGCATTATAATTGGTGCCACTAAGCTGCATGTGAATGTACCCAGGTTTGGTAAGGGGGTGAAGACAGCGTCTGCACCGGCGGGTCTACAACCTAGACGGGATGGCTGGAGGAAGGAAAGTAGGGCTGGGTTGCCGCAGGAACCGATTTCCAAGCCACAGCGTTCATATGCTCAAGTGGTGTCGAAAAAGGGTGCCTTAGTGTGCCAGGATAGTTCTCTGGGGGATGCCTTGCGTGGCATTCCGGTTGAATCGTGGTCAGGTCCTGCCGTTCCGGCAGCGGAGGATTGGCTACGCAGAAGCCTGGTGGGTGTGCTACGTAACCCGGAGTGGATTACCTCCGTTCAGGATGCTTTCATTCTGGAGGGGTTCCATACTATTCAGGTGCGCTACTTAGGGAACGATCAGGTGCTACTGTCTGGCCCGGAGGGTGTTGTCCTCGAGGAAGTCTTAGCTGGAGCAAAGGATTGGATCGAGGAGGTATTTCAGGTGGTTTACACTTGGTCGACGTCACTAGTGGCAGATCATCGTCTAGCTTGGGTGCGGTGCTCGGGCCTGCCGATCAATATGTGGACTCGGGACTGTCTGGCACACTTAGTTACACCAGTGGGTAAGTTGGTAGCAATGGATGAAGCGATAACGTCCCTCACTAAGCTGGAGTATGCCCGAGTGCAGGTTCAAACCTCATGCTTGGAGATGGTAGCTAATTTCAGGAAAATCAATGTCAATGGTATGGTTTACACTGTGCGTATCATTGAGGAAATTGGTGGTGCCGCTCCGGTGCCCGGTGCAAGTTTGGCTCCCTCGTCAAGCCGGGAATCCAGTGTTCTTGGGTGGAATGCGTATGATGGTGAGGAGGATATCGAGACGGAGTTTTCTGACGGCATGGAAGAGCGGGAGGAGGGTGGCGGTGATGCAATTG CTAAATGA